From a region of the Lactuca sativa cultivar Salinas chromosome 4, Lsat_Salinas_v11, whole genome shotgun sequence genome:
- the LOC111877130 gene encoding plastidic ATP/ADP-transporter: MEALIQTKGLLSLPSNPKSKSLFNRPQQGLRQRFNLSNSLKPKSPNGFSLNLNTFTKFNAFVTITPQNSRTFHVCKASAAALPGGDEVESPKFMGVEVLTLKKIVPLGLMFFCILFNYTILRDTKDVLVVTAQGSSAEIIPFLKTWVNLPMAIGFMLLYTKLSNVLSKKALFYTVILPFIAFFGAFGFVFYPLSGYFHPTALADRLLEFLGPRFLGPLAILRIWSFCLFYVMAELWGSVVVSVLFWGFANQITTVEEAKKFYPLFGLGANVALIFSGRTVKYFSNMRKHLGPGVDGWAISLKYMMSIVVLMGFAICGLYWWVNTYVPLPTRSKKKKEKPNMTTMESLKFLASSPYIRDLATLVVAYGISINLVEVTWKSKLKAQFPSPNEYSSFMGDFSTATGITTFTMMLLSQWIFNKYGWGVAAKITPTVLLLTGIGFFSLILFGDPLGPGLMKFGITPLLAAVYVGAMQNIFSKSAKYSLFDPCKEMAYIPLDEDTKVKGKAAIDVVCNPLGKSGGALIQQFMILTFGSLANSTPYLGGILLLIVLAWLGAAKSLDTQFTALRREEEIEKEMERSAVKIPVVSSNDDENKSLDSSPETSFPRES, from the exons ATGGAAGCACTCATACAAACAAAAGGCCTTCTATCCCTCCCTTCAAATCCCAAATCCAAATCCCTCTTCAATCGACCACAACAGGGTCTCCGACAACGATTCAATCTTTCAAATTCTTTAAAACCCAAATCCCCAAATGGGTTTTCTCTAAATCTCAATACTTTTACAAAATTCAACGCCTTTGTAACAATTACCCCCCAAAACAGCAGAACTTTTCATGTCTGCAAGGCTTCCGCCGCCGCCCTCCCCGGCGGCGATGAAGTGGAATCGCCGAAGTTTATGGGTGTCGAAGTTTTGACCCTGAAAAAGATCGTGCCTTTAGGGTTAATGTTCTTCTGTATACTTTTTAATTACACTATTCTTAGGGACACCAAAGATGTTTTAGTAGTAACAGCCCAGGGTTCAAGTGCTGAAATCATTCCCTTTTTGAAAACTTGGGTTAATTTGCCTATGGCGATTGGGTTTATGCTGTTATACACAAAATTGTCTAACGTGTTGTCAAAGAAGGCTCTTTTTTACACTGTGATTCTTCCTTTTATTGCTTTCTTTGGGGCTTTTGGGTTTGTTTTTTATCCTCTCAGTGGCTATTTTCATCCAACAGCTCTTGCTGATCGACTTCTTGAATTCTTGGGTCCTCGGTTTCTTGGACCTCTTGCGATTCTGAGGATATGGAGCTTCTGTTTGTTTTATGTCATGGCGGAGCTATGGGGGAGTGTGGTGGTTTCCGTTCTCTTCTGGGGTTTCGCTAATCAG ATAACTACAGTAGAAGAAGCCAAGAAATTCTATCCACTATTTGGGCTCGGAGCAAATGTGGCTCTAATCTTCTCTGGTCGCACAGTTAAATACTTCTCGAACATGAGAAAACACTTGGGTCCAGGAGTCGATGGGTGGGCAATTTCGTTGAAATATATGATGAGCATCGTCGTGCTTATGGGGTTTGCAATTTGTGGCCTTTATTGGTGGGTTAATACTTATGTTCCACTTCCTACACGTAGCAAGAAGAAAAAG GAAAAACCGAACATGACAACAATGGAGAGTTTGAAGTTCTTGGCGTCTTCACCTTACATTAGGGATCTTGCGACGTTGGTTGTAGCATATGGTATAAGCATTAATCTTGTTGAAGTTACATGGAAATCCAAGCTCAAAGCTCAG TTTCCTAGTCCGAATGAATACTCTTCTTTCATGGGTGATTTCTCAACTGCAACTGGAATAACAACGTTCACGATGATGTTGTTAAGTCAATGGATTTTCAACAAATATGGATGGGGTGTTGCAGCTAAAATCACGCCCACTGTTTTGCTGCTAACTGGAATTGGATTCTTTTCTTTGATTTTGTTCGGCGATCCACTTGGACCAGGTCTTATGAAGTTTGGAATCACTCCGCTTTTAGCAGCTGTCTACGTGGGTGCCATGCAAAACATATTTAGCAAAAGCGCCAAATATAGTCTCTTTGATCCATGCAAAGAAATGGCCTATAttcctttggatgaagacaccaAG GTTAAAGGTAAGGCGGCGATTGATGTGGTGTGTAATCCATTAGGGAAATCTGGGGGTGCATTgatccaacaattcatgattttGACCTTTGGATCACTTGCAAACTCGACCCCATATCTTGGTGGGATACTACTATTGATTGTTTTAGCATGGTTAGGGGCAGCAAAGTCATTAGACACACAATTCACTGCTTTGAGACGAGAGGAAGAGATTGAGAAAGAGATGGAGAGGAGTGCGGTTAAAATCCCGGTGGTGTCTTCAAATGACGATGAAAATAAATCTCTCGACAGTTCACCAGAAACATCATTTCCTCGTGAATCGTGA